The Anopheles coluzzii chromosome 2, AcolN3, whole genome shotgun sequence genome window below encodes:
- the LOC120949741 gene encoding uncharacterized protein LOC120949741, with protein sequence MAGRAMKKLALAVLGSLLGLCTVLVQGSEVDSETALTARSDQYYDEMWYRFWTFPVTMAIKAKVVAWLLFITYFSTIMQALVYQRTEPQLPEIYSVPAHGDWGHPPIFTSWG encoded by the exons ATGGCGGGAAGGGCGATGAAGAAACTAGCACTTGCGGTGCTGGGAAGTTTGCTAGGGCTGTGCACCGTACTGGTACAGGGCAGTGAGGTTGATAGTGAAACTGCGCTTACCGCACGATCGGATCAGTACTACGATGAGATGT GGTATCGATTCTGGACCTTTCCTGTGACGATGGCCATCAAGGCGAAGGTGGTGGCGTGGCTGTTGTTCATCACGTACTTTAGCACGATCATGCAGGCACTGGTGTATCAACGAACGGAACCCCAACTGCCGGAAATATATTCCGTGCCGGCCCACGGCGATTGGGG ACATCCGCCGATCTTCACAAGTTGGGGCTAA
- the LOC120949739 gene encoding uncharacterized protein LOC120949739 — MGTKGVIVMLLVIVLLGVLDGVRSSPVLEVSESSNQDVVATGRQRGPFHSAIYPFGWGWGIAAFVIAIVKGAIWLGIIMLWAFFKGFPAKHGCAPIILRESAPYYHDHHHDHHEEIIWDKPPSFHHGRSIREAVRPGEESDLLLTDMITDLAFSFLGVHTTDCRKRFVCEIDVRAKNDFLLKLGTRMLGVDIFRKYRSADDIAAGSMEQCAEIYSTCKAQGSSITMNVFEGPMHGSIDDYDEAMADQDQHQHQQENGVDS; from the exons ATGGGTACCAAAGGGGTGATCGTTATGCTGCTGGTTATCGTCTTGTTGGGTGTGCTGGACGGCGTGCGGAGTTCTCCTGTGTTGGAGGTTAGCGAAAGCTCCAACCAGGATGTTGTAGCAACTGGAAGGCAGCGAGGACCTTTTCATTCTGCAA TTTACCCATTCGGATGGGGCTGGGGCATTGCCGCGTTTGTGATCGCGATCGTGAAGGGTGCCATCTGGCTCGGCATCATCATGCTCTGGGCGTTCTTCAAAGGCTTCCCGGCCAAGCACGGCTGTGCGCCGATCATTCTGCGCGAATCCGCCCCGTACTACCACGATCACCATCACGATCATCATGAGGAAATTATTTGGGACAAGCCACCATCATTCCACCACGGTCGTTCGATCCGTGAGGCAGTACGGCCGGGTGAAGAGTCCGATTTGTTGCTGACCGACATGATAACTGATCTGGCGTTCAGCTTCCTGGGCGTTCATACCACGGACTGTCGCAAGCGGTTCGTGTGTGAGATTGATGTGCGGGCAAAGAATGACTTCCTGCTGAAGCTTGGTACGCGCATGCTCGGGGTGGATATCTTCCGCAAGTACCGGTCGGCAGATGATATTGCAGCTGGCAGTATGGAGCAGTGTGCCGAGATTTATTCCACGTGCAAGGCACAGGGAAGCTCCATAACGATGAACGTGTTTGAGGGACCAATGCATGGATCGATTGATGATTACGATGAGGCGATGGCAGATCAGgatcagcaccagcaccagcaggaGAATGGAGTGGACAGCTAA